One window of Brevibacterium pigmentatum genomic DNA carries:
- a CDS encoding antA/AntB antirepressor family protein: MSTDNNTSAIAELIPVRDHEGQQVASGRDLHAFLGMSSNYTTWFDRMVGYGFVEGKDYITLTGEVSSKNGKNLGGRPSIDHAVTFDMAKELGMIQRTPEGKRIREYFIEIEKQTREQSTVAALPSRAQLAQMVLDAERELEAAKLQAELDAPKIRYHERFIAEMDDIITIEYFASHWGTTGPKVRQMLKDKKIAVRRCIGKKWDKSKGYMVDEFEWRPRQGTRYQEWFVVRPQHNAPRHHNGQVRQTMYLFSFHSEDLAAKLGLTQPVMFDGGDAA; this comes from the coding sequence ATGTCTACCGACAACAATACCAGCGCAATCGCCGAACTCATCCCGGTCCGGGACCACGAAGGACAGCAGGTCGCCAGCGGTCGTGACCTCCATGCGTTCCTCGGCATGAGCTCGAACTACACAACCTGGTTCGACCGCATGGTTGGGTACGGCTTCGTCGAGGGCAAGGACTACATCACGCTCACCGGAGAGGTTTCTTCCAAAAATGGAAAGAACCTCGGCGGCCGCCCCAGCATCGACCACGCGGTGACGTTCGACATGGCGAAGGAACTCGGCATGATCCAGCGCACCCCGGAAGGCAAGCGGATCCGCGAGTACTTCATCGAGATTGAGAAGCAGACGCGCGAGCAGTCGACCGTGGCTGCGCTCCCGTCTCGCGCACAGCTCGCCCAGATGGTCCTCGACGCCGAGCGCGAGCTCGAAGCCGCGAAACTGCAGGCTGAGCTCGACGCTCCGAAGATCCGCTACCACGAGCGGTTCATCGCTGAGATGGATGACATCATCACGATCGAGTACTTCGCGTCTCACTGGGGCACCACAGGGCCGAAGGTTCGGCAGATGCTCAAGGACAAGAAGATCGCAGTGCGTCGGTGCATCGGCAAGAAGTGGGACAAGTCGAAGGGCTACATGGTCGACGAGTTCGAGTGGCGGCCCCGGCAGGGCACCCGCTACCAGGAGTGGTTCGTGGTGCGCCCCCAGCACAACGCGCCCAGGCATCACAACGGGCAGGTGCGGCAGACCATGTACCTCTTCTCGTTCCACTCCGAGGACCTGGCCGCGAAGCTCGGACTCACTCAGCCGGTCATGTTCGACGGCGGCGATGCGGCATGA